The following proteins are co-located in the Dyadobacter chenwenxiniae genome:
- a CDS encoding ATP-binding protein: protein MSLNYDAPEKNQYAFQLVGLDKEWIYTGNRRFARYTDLRPGSYTFRVKASNNDGVWNQTGTSLQVIIRPPWWETRWAYALYAALALALIWLARQQLIKRERLSSELRFERLTAEKLQEIDTLKSHFFANLSHEFRTPLALIKGTIDKLQSKKTGEPIADYALIDRQAGQLLEMINQLLDLSKLEAGKLALSPQAIDLNSFLKELAGSFIALFESRQITYRFTVPMQPVWVNADPDKLTRILSNLLSNAAKFTPAGGQVQFSAFLEDVQIKTLGLRIIIQDTGIGIPSHQLPYLFDRFFQADSSITRSYDGTGIGLALVKELVELHGGTISVDSAERQGATFTLTLPLSMADQEQGFGQKALHTLTDFAFLPTQETKPELAGQKAQLLIIEDNIDLRNYLVDCFASMYRTLATDNGNDGYNLAVTHFPDLIISDIMMPGINGVELCRRLKTDERTSHIPVVLLTAKTGTASKLAGLETGADEYLTKPFDRQELVMRVKNLLEGRKKLREKFSKQLVVQPAEVTVTSIDEKFLQSVFASLEKNLSNADFDVRTFCQEIGVSQTHLHRKLTALLGQSANELIRSFRLKRAASLLSQQHGNVSEIAFMVGFTNPNYFTKCFRDQFGQTPTEYVRLHALAK, encoded by the coding sequence GTGTCCCTCAATTATGATGCACCTGAAAAAAACCAGTACGCATTTCAGTTAGTGGGGCTGGATAAGGAGTGGATTTATACAGGTAACCGTCGCTTTGCCCGGTACACGGACCTGCGACCAGGGTCTTATACATTCCGTGTTAAAGCTTCCAACAACGATGGTGTCTGGAACCAGACCGGCACCTCGCTGCAAGTGATCATTCGCCCGCCCTGGTGGGAAACGCGCTGGGCTTATGCGCTCTACGCAGCGCTTGCTCTTGCTCTAATCTGGCTGGCCCGGCAGCAGCTGATCAAAAGGGAACGACTTAGCAGCGAATTGAGATTTGAACGGCTTACTGCCGAAAAGTTGCAGGAAATCGATACACTTAAATCCCATTTTTTTGCCAATCTGTCCCACGAGTTCCGGACGCCTCTCGCATTGATTAAAGGAACCATTGACAAATTACAATCAAAGAAAACAGGCGAGCCCATAGCAGATTATGCACTTATCGACCGCCAGGCCGGGCAGTTGCTTGAAATGATCAACCAACTTCTTGACCTATCTAAATTGGAAGCGGGCAAACTGGCGCTTAGCCCTCAGGCTATTGATCTAAACAGTTTTTTAAAAGAACTGGCCGGATCATTTATCGCTTTGTTTGAGAGTCGACAGATAACCTATCGGTTCACAGTTCCTATGCAGCCGGTTTGGGTGAATGCAGATCCGGACAAACTTACCAGGATCCTGTCGAACCTGCTGAGCAACGCAGCAAAGTTTACGCCAGCCGGGGGCCAGGTGCAGTTTTCTGCTTTTTTGGAAGATGTGCAGATTAAAACACTCGGTTTACGCATCATTATTCAGGATACAGGAATTGGCATTCCCAGCCACCAGTTACCATATCTTTTTGACCGCTTTTTCCAGGCTGACAGCTCCATAACCCGCAGCTACGACGGCACGGGAATCGGTTTGGCACTGGTGAAGGAACTCGTAGAACTTCATGGAGGTACGATAAGCGTGGACAGCGCAGAGCGACAGGGAGCCACTTTTACATTAACTCTGCCACTTTCCATGGCTGACCAGGAACAAGGATTTGGTCAAAAAGCTCTTCACACATTGACTGATTTTGCATTCTTACCGACACAAGAAACAAAACCTGAACTAGCAGGACAAAAAGCGCAGCTGCTAATCATTGAAGACAACATCGACCTACGTAATTATTTAGTGGATTGCTTCGCTTCAATGTACCGCACGCTGGCAACCGATAATGGCAATGATGGATATAATTTGGCTGTGACGCATTTTCCTGATTTAATTATCAGCGACATTATGATGCCCGGGATCAATGGGGTTGAACTTTGCCGCCGCCTGAAAACGGACGAGCGTACCAGTCATATTCCTGTCGTTTTATTGACTGCCAAAACCGGCACAGCAAGCAAACTGGCTGGGTTGGAAACCGGGGCCGATGAGTATTTAACCAAACCATTTGACCGTCAGGAGCTCGTAATGCGGGTTAAAAATCTTTTGGAGGGCAGAAAGAAATTGAGGGAAAAATTCAGTAAGCAACTTGTCGTGCAGCCGGCGGAGGTAACGGTTACGTCAATAGACGAGAAATTCCTGCAAAGCGTTTTTGCTTCGCTTGAAAAAAACTTGTCCAATGCTGACTTTGATGTGCGCACATTTTGTCAGGAAATCGGCGTGAGCCAGACGCACCTGCACCGCAAGTTAACGGCATTGCTGGGACAATCAGCCAATGAGCTGATCCGGTCATTCCGGTTGAAACGGGCGGCCAGTTTGCTAAGTCAGCAGCATGGCAATGTCAGCGAAATTGCATTCATGGTGGGATTTACAAACCCGAATTATTTTACAAAATGCTTCCGCGACCAGTTTGGTCAAACCCCAACCGAGTACGTCCGCCTTCACGCGCTAGCAAAATAA